Genomic window (Streptomyces sp. NBC_01431):
CGCCGCCATGCACTGGGACCCGGGCCCGTACTGGGACTGGAACCGGTTCATGGCGCTCCTCGGCAGACCCACCGTGCCCACCGCCCCGCCCGGCAGCCAACTGGTCACGATCAACCCGGAGTTCAAGCGGAACCGCCAGGCGATCCGGGACTGCGAGAAGAACACCGACCTGCCCGTGCAGCCCAGCAGCGCGGTCCCGCTGTACACCGAACCGTCCACCAGCGCCCCGCTGTTCGCCGACCCCGCCCTGCACCCGCCCGGTCAGCCGGGCACCAACTGCGCCAATGACTGGGGAAGCAAGATCAGCGCCACCCAGCAGGCCGTGGTCGCCGGACGCGAACCCGGCTGGACCGCGATCTGGTGGTACGGACAGAAGGCCTGGTTCCAGAGCCCCCGGCACACCCGCACCACCACCCCGACCGCCGGCTACGTCGTACGGCCGAAGCCGGGGGTGAGCGATGTTCCGGTGTACGGAACCGCTTATCCGGGCCCCTCCGACTATCCGGCGGACTTCACGGCGCCGCACGTGGGCACCCCGCTCGCCTACACCATCAAGGCCGGACAGTCCTACCCCGGCGGTGGCCAGGCGCCCGCGGGCTACTACTACGCCCCCACCATCGACTCGTCCTACCCCTACGACCACACGTACTTCCCCAGCAGCACGGCCTATGTGACCGTGCAGATCGGCCACCGGATCGCCTTCGTCAAGGCGTCCGACGTGGATGTCGTCCGGGTCCGCTGAGCGCTTGGCGGGAAGTGACGTTCGTCGGCCCCGGGCCCGCGGGGGCTCGTCTCGCGCGGCTCTCCCCGCTCCTCGGGGGCGCGGTACGGCACGACTTCAGGCCGTCGTCGAACGACAGCGCGCTGCGCGCCCAGTGTGTCGGCACTGGACGCGCAGCACGCTTCCCCCTCTGCCCGGCGGTCAGCGGGTGCCGACCGCCGCCCGCACGGCCCGCCGCGCCATCGCGCAGTCGTCGTGCAGCCTGCGCAGCAGCAGCCGCTGCTGCTCCCCGGCGGACAGCACGCCCGGCGGGGGGGCCTGCGCCGCAGCCGCCGGCGTCGCCTCCCGCATGGTGCGCTGCACCGCCGTCTCGTACGTCCGGATCTCCCGGGTCAGTACGAGCATCAGGTTCACGAGGAAGGCGTCCCGCGACGCGGGTCCCGCCGCCTGCGCGGCCTGGCTGATCCGGCGCCGCTCCATCGGCGCGTCACCGAGGACCGCCCACAGCGTCGCCAGGTCGTAGCCGGGCAGGTACCAGCCCGCGTGCTCCCAGTCGACCAGGACCGGACCGGCCGGCGACAGCAGGATGTTGGACAGCAGCGCGTCGCCGTGCGAGAACTGCCAGGAGACCCTGCCCGACTGGGCCAGACCGTGCACCAGCTTCTGCAGGTCGTTCAGATCGCGGTCGGTGAACAGGCCGAGCTCGTGGTACCGGGCGATCCGCGGCGCGTACTCCAGCGGCCTGCCGAACAGTTCGGCGGGCGGCCGCCAGGCGTTGACGCGCCCGATCGCACCGAGCACGGCCCGGACATCGGCCCGCGGCGGGGCCTCGACGGGGTGCCGCGTCAGAGCCGCGGCCCGGCCCGGCATCCGCTCGATCACCAAGGTGCAGTTGTCGGGATCGGCGGCGATCAGCCGCGGAACCCGCACCGGTGGGCGGTGCCGGACGAAGGCGCGGTAGGCAGCTATTTCGTGCCGGAACCGCTCGGCCCAGGCGGGCGAGTGGTCCAGTAAACACTTCGCGACGGCCGTGGCGCGTCCTGTGGTGCCGACGATCAGCACGGAGCGTCCGCTGTGGCGCAGCACCTGTACCGGGTTGAACTCCGGGCAGATGCGGTGCACCGAGGCGATCGCGATGCGCAGCTGGGCGCCCTGCGGGCCGGAGAGGTCGATTCTCCCGCTGAGCGGCTGGGTGCCCGCCCCGGGGCGGCGCGGCATCCGGCCCGCGCCGTACGCCGGTGCGGCGTGGGTGGGGTCGAGGTACGGTCCGCCGCCCGCCCCCAGAGGACGGTGCGGACGGGGCGGGGCGGACACGGAGGACGATGCTGTGTACATGGGTGACAGATCCCTTCGTGTGCCGGCAAGTTGCGTGCGCTACCCGTCCCGGTGGCCGAGCCGCACCCTGGGGAATGGGGTCCGGCCCCCGGGTCGGGGTGGCGCTCTCTTACCTGACACCCGGCCGCGGGTGGCACACCATCTGGCGCACCCTGGCGAACCATGGCGAATAGTCGCGCCGCATCTGACAGGGGATTACTGTCAACTCAGCCGAGAACCTGGGGGCTTGACGTGAGCGGACAACCCAACACCCGCCTGAACGACCTGTTCGGCCTCGCCGGATGGTCCAAGGGCGAACTCGCGCGACTGGTGAACCGGCAGGCGGCGGCCATGGGCCACCCCCAACTGGCCACCGACACCTCGCGG
Coding sequences:
- a CDS encoding N-acetylmuramoyl-L-alanine amidase, with translation MTSKHRTRLALATAMAGALGLTLTGPVAPASAAGPRPECPRVLTCDWVPAAYQQTGDPADKETYGNYDLSDRPHTNTVKYIVLHDTEETYATTLKIFQDPKRAASAHYVVRSADGHVTQMVRTKDVAWQAGNWYLNTESIGIEQEGYATEGATWYTDEMYRSTAALVRYLAAKYDIPLDRQHIIGHDNVPPTTAGGTAAMHWDPGPYWDWNRFMALLGRPTVPTAPPGSQLVTINPEFKRNRQAIRDCEKNTDLPVQPSSAVPLYTEPSTSAPLFADPALHPPGQPGTNCANDWGSKISATQQAVVAGREPGWTAIWWYGQKAWFQSPRHTRTTTPTAGYVVRPKPGVSDVPVYGTAYPGPSDYPADFTAPHVGTPLAYTIKAGQSYPGGGQAPAGYYYAPTIDSSYPYDHTYFPSSTAYVTVQIGHRIAFVKASDVDVVRVR
- a CDS encoding aminoglycoside phosphotransferase family protein; protein product: MYTASSSVSAPPRPHRPLGAGGGPYLDPTHAAPAYGAGRMPRRPGAGTQPLSGRIDLSGPQGAQLRIAIASVHRICPEFNPVQVLRHSGRSVLIVGTTGRATAVAKCLLDHSPAWAERFRHEIAAYRAFVRHRPPVRVPRLIAADPDNCTLVIERMPGRAAALTRHPVEAPPRADVRAVLGAIGRVNAWRPPAELFGRPLEYAPRIARYHELGLFTDRDLNDLQKLVHGLAQSGRVSWQFSHGDALLSNILLSPAGPVLVDWEHAGWYLPGYDLATLWAVLGDAPMERRRISQAAQAAGPASRDAFLVNLMLVLTREIRTYETAVQRTMREATPAAAAQAPPPGVLSAGEQQRLLLRRLHDDCAMARRAVRAAVGTR